TTATAAGGTTTAAGAAAGAGATTATGAGTAATTTAAACATTGTATTAATGTcacatgtttaaaatttgaatgaCACTTGGTATTAcagaaatttaatgaaattaaaaaagtaCTACGTTTAGAATTTTggataaaaaccaaatttaaatatcaatCCAATACAAATACCAACTTCTAGTGTCACAGACTTAGATTGCGCAGCCCACACTAGTACTAAGGTGTTGGTGAAGCGATTTTCAAATTATAGTCAATTAGATACTAATACCTAAGGAGAAATTGATGGTACGAAACATtgatattatctatttttaataattttatgccacatcagtaatttcatcttaaattttattattttaaatcgaatttaatttttttataatgaaaatattgATGTGACATAAAAATCACTGTTTCATACGATCTTTTCTCAATACTTAAGTTGGTCCAAACTAATATTTTGAATGGTGGATTTACCCACCTAGGGAAAAACAATTCATGAGAATTAGATATGTGTAAATATACAAGCTTTAGTATATTTCAAGAAATCTAAGTGACAATTAATTTACGAATGTAACCTCATTTATTGGctaacaaaaaattaatttagaaatagAGAGGTTaatgataagctataaaagtaacatattttaatctcattcttaatgcgtttttggatgattaattataaaaattagtgaatttgatgctcctaattctttaaattcacgtttccatacttaggagagcatttgggagcgaaaggagagaaaaatgagccaaaatcggGCAAATAGAGCTGTTTTTaagatccacacggcctgggcatttccacatgggctggccacacgctcatgtgccagcccgtgtcagTTTCACACCTTGCTTCCCAAATACacagaaaaacccaatttttaggctttctggaCATTCTAAAacctataaataccaattagaagaagacctaaaGGGACAatcagagaagattgaagaaaacgCTCAAAGAACACCATCGGAATCAACTCGGAAGCGAATCTCCCTCAAGATCGAAAatctctatttaatttatttcgaaattttatttagtttctttatgtcttgtagttatcctaactttgagatgtctCTATTtagaattatgaactaaatttccTATATACCTAGgcaagatgaaacctatgataatcttattatttgatttctgatttacatgataaatgcttgattcttgttctcaattatgtatgcttatttcttgttttaatattttcgggatattaattcatgtttaatgtgcttatttcagtggagcaaaagtcattatttaagagtagatctagcataattgagcagAGTTGCATGCAGTCCTAGAAATAGGGTAACATAAAtttatcggattagagtcaaatctaataggggaatctatagatcgagttaatgtgacgatagaggttttaattagaaagagatttcaattaattaacctagagtcagtttttcttactctcgaaagagatattagcataatttatgaatttttacgGATTAagacataagtgaataaatcatttaattcaggttcataataataagtgaagtctagttGGATTCTTTCCTAgttattgtctatctcattgattatctttgattattttcctatttcattctcgGTTACgttattaaataaattagtttagtaattttagattaaaacacatcaCCCCAATTTGTTGACTAGATAATAAGAAGATGGTAAttgctagtacttttagtcctcgtggatacgatattccctactcaccatagctatattaTTATTCGATTActcaccatagttatactattattcgataagTGCGCTTacctttgtcgtatttatagttagtttagtgaccatcaaggaagaatatatatttaactaCAACTAACAATACTTATTAATATTGTTTAATTCTTAGTTTAATAGGAATTAAAAACATTAAAGTTCATAATACTAGATCTGGTTACTGCCCAGCGGGAAGCAGCATTGTTTGTTGACAGGTTTCTGAAATTTCATTAATAAACTAAACAGAAGATCATAAAGTGATTCAGATTGTTTACTTCATTACGCAACGCGGCTAGCTCATGCATCTGCATCATTCAGAAACTTATTTAATCTCTCTGATATCCTCCTGCCCCCCCCATGATCTGGTGCTGATTCATGCCCGATCTGCAACAATTTCTCTAAAATGTTAAACCATTAATCCTCGGTGTAATGGAAAAAAGGGTACTGATGAAAAGTGGAAGCAATACAATGGCTACCGTAAGATTTATAATATGGAACACGGTATCGTCAACAACGGAGAAACCGGCATTAACAATCTCGGCTCCTTCTTCCTGAAGAACACGAATTGTCTGAGTAAAAAGGAACCGACTGTTGGACTCTGTCGTCAACCCGATCACCAATGAAGAACCCATTTCATGAATCTGAATTTGAGGAGATTTCGGCACTTTGCCGGTCATCCTGCTTCTTGTGTTCCTCAACCTCTCTACACTCATTAAGCTATCTTTCTTTTCCTTCATTCTCTCCAAGTTTATCTGCAACTTTTTTATATAGCTTGTAGCTTCATGTAGCTGATCAGGCAGTGATTTTGATTCCTGTAAATGCATCCCACATACATAATGCAAACGCCATACAGCAAAGAAATTAATCAGAGATTTAACAAATATttagaagagagagagagagagagataaaAACCCTAGAGCTGTGACGGGGTAAGAGAGAATAGAGCTCGGAATAGAGAGCTTTCATTTGAGTTCTCCTGTTTCTCTCGATGACTTTCCTATCTGGTCTTGAGGAAACATTAGGGTTGTCGTTCATGGATTAATTAATCACTACAAACACTGAAAAAGGAAAGCTCAATCTTATTTCCCAAACAGGGGGGTAAATGTGTTTACTCAAACACATCTCTTTCTCGCGTTAAAGCCTTAAATTAAAGCTTCCCCTTATCAGAATCTCAAAGGCCACAATGAAAAGCAAAATATAGATCATGACATCGATGCCACAGAGAGGAAAATAAAGAATGGTCTGCAGACACGAATAAATGGGGCTTGCTGTAGGGTTTAATTGGACTGTCACATTGACCGTATTTTATTGTGAAAAGCTGTTGTTTGAATTCCTgcattcaactttaaaaaaaaaaaaccaattgtCCTGTTACTAtgaaaatttgacaaaaattttctatatttgaatttcaaattttagcTTGATGTAATCATCTCATATTTCCAATAACgttaaattctaaaatataaagATAATCTCAAAGtcatttttatggttttaatttattttacttgaaataacaacaaaattaaataaatttaattatgtaagtttttatatatttttcaagtaacattttaactatatattttagttattattatttatgatatTACATTTTGCGTATTCCAATGAAgtgttattttttataaaacttttaccattttggttaaatttatcattaaatcaTAACAAACAACatattttccttctttcttccGCATCACTTTGATTGTAATACTCTATTTCTCCTCCATAATTTAATAGAAAGGAGatgtaaaattaatttattttaaaataaaatattataagcttAAATCTCAACCAACTAAACCAAGTGAAATAGTATAATATATCTAATAATATAAGTAATTTTACATCAcggtaattttattattaaaaataatcttaTATTTTATTAACCAAACACCTACAATCATTTTTTCCCCTATGCACCGTGAGCCTAATTCTCCGTTGAATCTTCACTTGAATTTTGCACATATAAGTTGAGGAGAACAATAACAATGTTAAGCAATGAGAGTAATGCCAGAAATAGTGATAAAGTAAAGGTGACAAACGGGTGGGAATTGGCGATGTCAGCTATATATGTACCCTGAGGAAAGAAGAGAATTTGGATGGTGACGAGTCTTAAGTCTCACCCCTCATgtatatagggactaaattcagCCACATCACTAACATTTCAGTTTTGTGGTGATGACGATCCAACATATATTTCTTACAAAAGGGAAATTCTTGCTTTCAGATTTTCGTTACCTCCAGCTTTTATAAAGTTAATCAATcattcttaattttgttttactatatatttgtattttttttatatttttcgaatcTTTTTCGTTACTTAATTTCTTTTCTCAACTTTGAAATTATCATAGCTCAAATGAAAAGGTCAAATTCCTTCTTATATGtgatctttttaaattttattataatcgattaattaattagatatagTTAGATAAAATTATATGTGTGACTTGTGAAAATGCATTTTAAGATGGAATGACATCACACATTGTAAGATGCATTTTATTCAAATGGTGTTCTCTTTCATTACTCAAAACAACGTTCAACTGAAAGATTATAATTATGAGTATGTCATTTTATACATTAAATAGCAACAAGAATACCATGTAAATTactgttaatttttaaaaaaataaatattgaccTCGTTAGTAAAATGTTCTAAAATTTTATGTCAAACTAAATTATTGTTGTGGGAGGATCGTCACCTTTGAAAGTACACAACATATGATTTATATCCTGTTGAAGCTGTGTTTCAGCTACTGCAAGATTTGATCAAAACAAATTTTACtgattgttttcatttttttaagccGTTTCATTACTGTTGTTAATTTTAGGAGTTTGTTGATCATGAAATCTGGTTGCTTGATTCTAAGGGGGAATATTTTATATTCCTTCTTCTATGGATTCAAAAATACATTTCACTACACTTGCACCACCCGTTTTCAATATTGAAGGTTATCATGTTTGGACAACAAGGATGGAGGCTCATCTAAAGCTTTGGGAAGCTATGGAGGTGGACTATGAAGTTCCTTCATTACCTGCCAATCCGACTATGGTGCAAATCAAGAATCACTAGAAGAGGAAattaagaaaatcaaaagcaagaGCTACATTATTTTGTCGCCTCATCTGAAATCTTTCTCAAAATCATGACAATGAAGTCAACCTTTcaagtttgaaattttttgaaggaGGAGCTCatgatgataaaaaaaaatgaaatatggatgttgGTAAAAAGACCTACAGAAGGAAAAGTGATTGGAGTGAAGTGGGTATTTAGAACAAGCTGAATCCATATTTTTGGTGTTGATTTTTTTGGTACTTTTGCTCCTGTTGCTAGACTAGATACAATCAAGTTGTTGCTTGCTGTGGCCGCACAAAAGGGCTGGAAAGTCTATCAATTTGATGTTAAATCAGCATTCTTGAATGACTTCTTGGAGGAAGAAAACGTTAAGCAACCTAATGGTTTTGCTATGAAAGGGAAAGAAAATGATATGTATTTGGTCAAGAGGACCTTGTATGGCTTGAAATAGGTACCAAGAGTGTGGTACAACAGAACTGATGAGCACTTAATGCAATTAGGATTCAAAAGAAGTTCCAATGAAGCTACCCTCTATATCAAAGGTGATGAAattgattttgttgttgtttATTTATATGTGGATGATTTGCTGGTCACAGGAAACAATAAAGAACTTGcgagaaagttaaaaaaaaaatggagTAAACTTTCGAGATGACGGATTTGAGAGAAATGGCTTACTTTCTAGGAATGATAATAAAACAGAAAAATGAAGAAGTGGTCATTTGTTAGAAGAAGTATGCTAaggaaattctaaaaaaaattcagaatggGCAAAATGCAAGAGTGTAGTTACTCCAAAAAGGAAAAGTTGAAAAAGTCCATGAAATCTTCTACAAAAGTTTAATTGGTTGTCTGATGTATATAACGACTTCAAGGCCTGATATCTTATATTTTGTAAACCTATTATCCATATTTATGAATTGTGCAAATGAAACACATCTTACAGTTGCTAAAAGAGTCGTTAGATATGTAAGAGGGACATTGgataatagaattaaattttgTGCAAATCAGGATTATGTTTTGCAAGGCTATTTAGATAGTGATTGGGGAGGTTTACTTGATGATTTGAAAAATTCAGGTTATTGTTTCAAGTTTTGGTTCGGATGTGTTCTCACGGTGCTGCAAAAAGCAGCATAATACAGTGGCACATTAACCTACAGCAAAAGTTGAATTTATTGCAATTAATGTTGCTGTCAATCAAACTTTGTGGTTAAGAAAAGTTTTAATAGATTTGAATCTAAAGCAAAAATGATGCACAAAAATGTTCATTGAAGCACTTcaatatcaaattattttatcTTAGAGAAGTGCATAAGGAAGGTTCAGTTGGTTAAAAATATTGCAAATCCCTTCCTTACTAAGAAGCAGAGAAAAACTTGTTTACAACAACCAAAGTAAAGAGTGTCTAAGTTGTGCTTCAGCTACTGCAAGATGTggtcaaaataaattttactgatttttcttaatttttaaatcgttttattattattgttgattttaGAAATTTGTTGATCATAGAAGATGACAATTGCTTAATTTTAGGATGTAATTATATTCTTTTTCATGCATTTAAACAACATTAAAAAATTGAGTTTACcaacaaatcaaaattcaaacacgtCTCCTACCAATAAGTGATCATAGGTCCACGTATAATCTATGGGAGGATTAGGAGCTGATCCCTCGCTGTAATTAATTCCCCTCTTTATTCTAGTTACCTCAACTATCGAAATGCATTTATTCCCCGTTGAATATCCATTCACAACCAATAATCTTTAAAATCTGAGCTACTAGTGTTATTCCTAGGATGTTACACCTTCCTAATAAAGATCTGACATCGTTACATATGATTGTAAGCCAGCAATCTTGTTGGAGGCCAAGACAGTTAATACTTTAGTTCTAGAGAAAACTACCCCACAAGACTGTCCATGGTCGTCTATAAAATCAATGCCAAAGTCCCCGCTATACAAGTTGTTGAGCAATTTATCCAATTGAAAAATATGGGGTTCAGTCTCTGATATTTTTCTAAAGGACACAGGAAAACCTCCGATTCCAATTTTTGGCGAATACATTGTTGCCAAAGAAGCGGGCAAGACCCTTTCAAAGTGTTCTTTGAAATCCAATCTGGAAAAACAAAGCTGGAGACGCTCAGCAGAGAGAAAAAAAGTTCTACTCAAGGGAGAGGGGCGGGGATGGAGAAAATCGACCTTATGAGTGGCGatttgtaatattatttttaaaccatAAATCGGGTTGGTTCAGCCTCTGATTGTGACAAACATCAGCACTGTCAGCTGTCAAGCGCAGGTGAATGGTGACAAAACAAGAGAGGTCTCAGACAAGGGAATCATCTTTATTCTTGCTCAAAATTCGCTTCCCTTAACACTTCTGAAAACCGAAGCAACGGAGATTCCTGGTATGAAAATTAGCAGGAATACTCTGGTAATATCACAGTTTGTCTTTGCTGCTGATGATGTTTACATTCTTTTCAGATCTAATGTCATACTTGATACTTGGCACAAGAGCTTTCAGGTTGCCACCCAAAGTCCCAAAAACAATGATCTTAAAAAAATGGTACAAGATCTATACGACACTCAAGGATCCTCGTTTAAAACTCAACGACAGTGCTCATTAATGATATTTACGAGTAGTAAATTGATGATGCCACGTTAGCAAGACACATCATCGAAATCCTTTGGAaggattttctttttattattgattttaccTGTTTGTTTGTTATTAACAAAAGAGATGAAAGCCAGTAGTACAGACAGATGGGCCACACTGAAATTTTCCAACGAGATATGAGGTTTTGATTCCCAAAACCCAACAGGAACGGGTCAAAATGAAACACATTGACATTGATATCCTAATTTAAAACCACGTCTGTTACATTGTACCTATACAACATTACAACATGGGTCACATTCAATGATATTGTTTTTtctaataaatacaaaaaatccCACCTAAATTAAGAGATATTTCGGTAAAGATATTACAACAAAAAGGGTCCATAATTACATAAACAGACATCTGATTTTTTTGGttatatttcaacaattttttaaaactttctgCTCGAAATAATGATCATTCGTTTTATAATGACAAAAAGAAACACACATGCACGCCATTGCCTACCAATCTATTTCATTCAATAAGGTACAAATAAAGAAGCTTAAGACAACGAACCTTTTAATTACAATTGACCCGGTGACACTACAAATGTCGGGTCagtcaaaataaaaattcatgagaACTTAGGTTTAGGCATAGGTGAAGAAGCATAGGCGTGAAAGTGCGGGTTGTGCGTTGGACTAAGCTTTTGAACCCAATGAAGCAGCCCTTTCTTATGATCTTGGCAATTTGGGTTCGGTACCCAATCCAGTGTTCCATCACGATTGAGTGACGACTCAAATTGCTCCAACACCTTCACTATCTGCCAAAACTCAGGCCTCTTCTCCGGGTTTAATGACCAACATTGCTCAATTAAAGCTCGCATTGCGGGTGGACAGTCTTTGGGAATAGCAGGTCTCAGATTCTAACAAGAATAAAAGAGTTCTGATATCAGAATTACAGATATATAATCATCATATAAAAAGCTTCTCAATTGAACTTAAGATTAACAAGTGTTGCAAATCATTCCGAAAGATGTCACAATTATAATTCAAGTAGGATATCTGCTAATAGCCATGTCCTTCCAAAGATGGAAAACCTTCATATTCAGTAACTATTGTTATCTCAAAATGGTGTTAGATTAGCCGATATTGAATGGCCGAAAGTAAGAATGTAATGTTTGAATAGGCTGTTAGAGACACTCAAGCAAGATGACATGGCTTCTTAGTGGTATACCATTATAGACCAAATAATTCCATTCATGTGATTAGAATCTTCAGTGTTATACCATATATAGAATGCAGTCTTAAATTCGACTGTAAAGATTTTCAATGCAGTCTTATGCTATATTTTGCGCACCAAGGGTGTGGAAGTTCATTCACAAGAAAAAAACTTTATATGCAAAGACCTAAATGAACTGAATCATgcatataactatatatatatatcctagaAGCATTAGATTTGGGGACATACCTTGTTCACAACTGCAAAAGCAGCTTGGATAGGATTCATATCCTCGTATGGGATTGTTCCGGCAACTAGTTCCCACAACATCAGTC
The genomic region above belongs to Gossypium hirsutum isolate 1008001.06 chromosome D05, Gossypium_hirsutum_v2.1, whole genome shotgun sequence and contains:
- the LOC107903189 gene encoding transcription factor bHLH162 isoform X2, which translates into the protein MNDNPNVSSRPDRKVIERNRRTQMKALYSELYSLLPRHSSRESKSLPDQLHEATSYIKKLQINLERMKEKKDSLMSVERLRNTRSRMTGKVPKSPQIQIHEMGSSLVIGLTTESNSRFLFTQTIRVLQEEGAEIVNAGFSVVDDTVFHIINLTIGHESAPDHGGGRRISERLNKFLNDADA
- the LOC107903189 gene encoding transcription factor bHLH162 isoform X1, which produces MNDNPNVSSRPDRKVIERNRRTQMKALYSELYSLLPRHSSRESKSLPDQLHEATSYIKKLQINLERMKEKKDSLMSVERLRNTRSRMTGKVPKSPQIQIHEMGSSLVIGLTTESNSRFLFTQTIRVLQEEGAEIVNAGFSVVDDTVFHIINLTVAIIGHESAPDHGGGRRISERLNKFLNDADA